In a genomic window of Nothobranchius furzeri strain GRZ-AD chromosome 14, NfurGRZ-RIMD1, whole genome shotgun sequence:
- the ptger2a gene encoding prostaglandin E receptor 2a (subtype EP2), whose product MDELNNTDCHNQPTINTGAHMWISAVMFGLGFFGNVAALLILEIQRRRDSRNKDMKPSGLFHIFILSLVVTDLTGTCLTSPVVLLSHAMNTTLVEMIPKCEVLCKYFGFSMTFFSLITLSLLLSTALDRCFAIGYPYLYCQHVTKKWAYVTIAVMFFISIMLSLLPFVGFGRYVQYCPGTWCFIDMNPPDKEDRAYANLFATVMLVLVLTNVVCHGFVVYHLYKMYQRRNRRGSVIATMRSSSKRRMMSMAVEVEHLILLIVMTVIFLICTLPLVFRVYINSTTTHENHPMDLVALRFISFTSIIDPWVFIFLSPGVLNFFWVSFCNAPLGRFSSSACKTSQAKDDHRSHLQTTYTEDKV is encoded by the exons ATGGATGAGCTGAACAACACGGATTGCCACAACCAACCCACAATCAACACAGGTGCACACATGTGGATCAGTGCCGTCATGTTTGGACTAGGCTTCTTTGGCAACGTAGCGGCCCTGCTCATCCTAGAAATACAAAGGCGCAGAGACTCCAGGAACAAAGACATGAAGCCAAGCGGATTGTTTCACATCTTCATCCTGTCGCTAGTGGTCACAGACCTGACTGGGACGTGTTTGACCAGTCCAGTCGTCCTGCTATCGCATGCGATGAACACAACTTTAGTTGAGATGATACCTAAATGTGAAGTTTTGTGCAAGTACTTTGGTTTCAGCAtgaccttcttcagcctgatcacTCTGTCGCTCCTCCTCAGCACGGCGCTGGACCGATGTTTTGCCATAGGGTACCCCTACCTGTACTGCCAGCACGTCACCAAGAAATGGGCCTACGTTACAATCGCAGTCATGTTTTTCATAAGTATAATGCTCTCTCTGCTCCCGTTTGTTGGATTTGGTAGATATGTTCAATACTGTCCTGGAACATGGTGCTTCATAGACATGAACCCGCCTGATAAAGAGGACCGTGCCTATGCTAACCTGTTCGCCACAGTCATGCTGGTTCTTGTACTGACCAACGTAGTGTGCCATGGTTTCGTGGTCTACCATCTCTACAAGATGTACCAACGGCGAAACAGACGGGGCTCAGTGATAGCGACGATGAGGTCCAGCAGCAAGCGCAGGATGATGTCCATGGCTGTAGAGGTGGAGCACCTGATCCTGTTGATTGTCATGACCGTCATCTTCCTCATCTGCACGCTGCCCCTTGTG TTCCGGGTGTACATCAACTCTACAACAACTCACGAGAATCATCCAATGGACCTGGTTGCCCTCCGCTTCATCTCATTTACCTCTATCATCGACCCCTGGGTCTTCATCTTCCTCTCTCCTGGTGTGCTGAACTTTTTCTGGGTGTCTTTCTGCAACGCGCCCCTGGGGAGGTTTAGCAGTTCTGCGTGTAAAACATCACAAGCTAAAGATGACCATCGTAGTCATCTACAGACGACGTACACCGAGGACAAAGTATGA